The proteins below are encoded in one region of Thioalkalivibrio sp. K90mix:
- a CDS encoding amino acid adenylation domain-containing protein, with translation MAMDEFGLHAGFLHAARQFADRPALDVEGGEIRYRDLYAASASLASALQAVLPADGPRTIGVLAQRSRILYQGLLGVLMAGHTLVPLNPSFPPERTRRMVDLAGLGALVVDATGMQSLDGWLGPEHSDCAIWLPTREDCDAFQSRWPGHAFHAMDEASLPKGWSPAPVNPDDLACLFFTSGSTGVPKGVAVRHRNAARFVAMSRERYDPLGLSENDRFSQFYDITFDSSMFDLYVGWAYGACLCCPSAREWFNPNRYIADKALTVIDITPSAGHGMSRRNGWAPGRFPHLRLCRFGGEALSAELARIMAAAAPNATIDNAYGPTECTVDACFYRWDPERSPAECIHGMAPIGYPGNQVGIRVVDEAFHDVPEGDEGELLISGPQVSAGYWKDPERTAAAFIRLGDDSALYYRTGDLVRRPYPGEPLQFLGRFDHQIKIGGVRIELGEIEQALREAAVTDQAVAIGWPRTASGASGIIAFVVAEHADAERIREQLRQRLPTVMVPREIHLLDELPLNANGKVDRKMLVETLQAAEA, from the coding sequence ATGGCCATGGACGAGTTCGGTTTGCACGCCGGTTTCCTGCACGCGGCAAGGCAGTTCGCGGATCGCCCGGCGCTGGATGTGGAGGGGGGCGAGATCCGTTATCGGGATCTCTACGCCGCCAGTGCCAGCCTGGCTTCAGCCCTTCAGGCCGTCCTGCCCGCCGACGGGCCGCGCACGATCGGCGTCCTGGCCCAGCGCTCGCGCATCCTGTATCAGGGCCTTCTCGGGGTGCTGATGGCCGGGCACACGCTGGTACCCCTGAATCCGTCCTTCCCCCCCGAGCGAACACGGCGGATGGTCGACCTGGCCGGCCTGGGGGCCCTGGTTGTGGATGCCACCGGGATGCAGTCGCTGGATGGCTGGCTGGGGCCGGAGCATTCCGACTGTGCGATCTGGCTGCCGACCCGGGAGGACTGCGATGCCTTTCAGTCCCGCTGGCCCGGACATGCCTTCCATGCCATGGACGAGGCGTCTCTCCCCAAGGGATGGTCGCCGGCCCCGGTCAATCCCGACGATCTTGCCTGTCTGTTCTTCACCTCGGGCAGTACCGGCGTACCCAAGGGCGTGGCCGTGCGTCATCGCAATGCGGCCCGGTTCGTCGCGATGTCGCGGGAGCGCTATGACCCTCTGGGGCTGAGCGAGAATGATCGGTTCTCGCAGTTCTACGACATTACCTTCGACTCCTCGATGTTCGACCTGTACGTGGGCTGGGCCTACGGGGCGTGTCTTTGCTGCCCCTCCGCCCGCGAGTGGTTCAACCCCAACCGCTACATTGCCGACAAGGCCCTGACCGTCATCGACATCACGCCGTCGGCCGGCCATGGCATGAGTCGCCGCAACGGCTGGGCCCCCGGCCGTTTCCCCCACCTGCGGCTGTGCCGCTTTGGCGGCGAGGCCCTGTCGGCGGAACTGGCCAGGATCATGGCGGCCGCCGCGCCCAACGCCACGATCGACAATGCCTACGGGCCCACCGAGTGCACCGTCGATGCCTGTTTCTACCGCTGGGATCCCGAGCGGTCGCCCGCGGAATGCATACACGGGATGGCCCCCATCGGCTATCCGGGCAACCAGGTCGGCATTCGCGTGGTCGACGAGGCCTTTCACGACGTGCCGGAAGGGGACGAGGGCGAACTCCTGATCAGCGGGCCGCAGGTCAGCGCCGGGTACTGGAAGGACCCGGAGCGCACCGCGGCTGCATTCATCCGGCTCGGGGACGACAGCGCCCTGTATTACCGCACGGGCGATCTCGTGCGGCGCCCGTATCCCGGAGAGCCCCTGCAATTCCTCGGGCGCTTCGATCACCAGATCAAGATTGGCGGCGTGCGCATCGAACTGGGCGAGATCGAACAGGCCCTGCGCGAGGCCGCGGTGACCGACCAGGCGGTTGCGATCGGCTGGCCGCGCACCGCGAGCGGGGCCTCCGGCATCATCGCGTTCGTGGTCGCCGAACACGCCGACGCGGAGAGGATTCGGGAACAACTGAGGCAGCGGCTCCCCACCGTGATGGTGCCGCGGGAGATCCATCTTCTGGACGAGCTGCCGCTGAACGCGAATGGCAAGGTCGATCGCAAGATGCTCGTCGAGACGCTGCAGGCGGCCGAAGCGTGA
- a CDS encoding ABC transporter ATP-binding protein, which translates to MFGTLRKLNALLHPRDRRKVGLLVILMIIAAFMQTVGVASVMPFLAVLSDPDMVHGHALLNEAYNTLGFESTGEFLYFLGVAAFVMFMLGTLLQALTQWSITRFSHMQQYELSRRLMADYLRRPYTFFLHRNSGDLAKTILQETTHAISGAVMPAMRLVSQGLLAVSIIALLILVEPWLALTVALGLGSVYAAIYIVARIWLNRIGQDRVEANRERFTAAAEAFAGAKEIRLLGRERDYLERYRHPSRRYARHQANAVLLQDTPQYAIEAIAFGGVLLLVLYLMAGDGGLAQALPLLGLYALAGKQLIPAFQKIFQNVAALRFNFAAVDNILKDLGDRGGDIQPPRGEGFAPLAPQQAIRVEGVTYRYPQHDRPALDKLSLEIPARTTIGLVGSSGAGKSTLVDLLLGLLEPEEGAILVDGQPLAPANVRQWQAALGYVPQHIFLADQSVAANIALGVPEAEIDHAAVERAARLANLHDFVMNDLPHGYDTLIGERGTRLSGGQRQRIGIARALYRDPAVLFFDEATSALDNATERAVMDAIHNLSGDKTIILVAHRLSTVKPCDQIYVLDGGRLVDQGRWEMLVDGSTHFQQLAAGHA; encoded by the coding sequence ATGTTTGGAACCTTGCGCAAGTTAAACGCCCTTTTGCACCCCCGGGATCGGCGCAAGGTCGGCCTGCTGGTGATCCTCATGATCATCGCGGCGTTCATGCAGACCGTAGGGGTCGCCTCGGTGATGCCGTTTCTCGCAGTGCTGTCCGACCCGGACATGGTTCACGGCCACGCGCTGTTAAACGAGGCGTACAACACCCTCGGGTTCGAGTCGACCGGAGAGTTTCTCTACTTTCTGGGGGTAGCCGCGTTTGTGATGTTCATGCTCGGGACGCTCTTGCAGGCGCTGACGCAGTGGTCGATCACCCGTTTCTCCCACATGCAGCAATACGAACTGTCCCGCCGCCTGATGGCCGACTATCTGCGGCGGCCCTATACCTTCTTTCTGCACCGCAATTCCGGTGACCTGGCCAAGACGATCCTGCAGGAGACTACGCACGCGATCAGTGGCGCGGTAATGCCGGCCATGCGGCTGGTCAGCCAGGGCCTGCTGGCAGTCTCGATTATCGCCCTGCTCATCCTGGTCGAGCCGTGGCTCGCGCTCACCGTGGCCCTGGGTCTGGGCAGCGTTTATGCGGCCATCTACATCGTGGCCCGAATCTGGCTGAACCGGATCGGACAGGACCGGGTGGAGGCCAACCGCGAGCGCTTCACCGCGGCGGCCGAGGCCTTCGCGGGCGCCAAGGAGATCCGCCTGCTGGGGCGCGAGCGCGACTACCTGGAGCGCTACCGGCACCCGTCCAGGCGCTATGCCCGGCACCAGGCGAATGCGGTACTCCTGCAGGACACCCCGCAATACGCGATCGAGGCGATCGCCTTTGGTGGCGTACTGCTGCTCGTGCTGTACCTGATGGCCGGCGACGGGGGCCTCGCCCAGGCCCTCCCCCTGCTTGGCCTGTATGCGCTGGCGGGCAAGCAGCTGATTCCCGCCTTCCAGAAAATCTTCCAGAACGTGGCGGCCCTGCGCTTCAATTTTGCGGCGGTCGACAACATCCTGAAGGACCTGGGTGACCGCGGCGGCGACATCCAGCCCCCGCGCGGCGAGGGCTTTGCCCCACTGGCGCCGCAGCAGGCCATTCGGGTCGAGGGCGTGACCTATCGCTATCCACAGCATGATCGACCCGCGCTGGACAAACTCTCGCTGGAAATACCCGCCCGCACGACCATTGGCCTGGTGGGATCATCCGGGGCCGGCAAGAGCACACTGGTGGACTTGCTGCTGGGGCTGCTGGAACCCGAAGAGGGCGCGATTCTCGTCGACGGTCAGCCGCTAGCGCCAGCAAACGTGCGCCAATGGCAGGCGGCGCTCGGGTATGTCCCGCAGCACATCTTTCTGGCCGACCAGAGCGTCGCCGCCAATATCGCCCTGGGCGTACCGGAGGCCGAGATCGATCATGCCGCGGTGGAGCGGGCCGCGCGCCTGGCCAACCTGCACGACTTCGTGATGAACGACCTCCCGCACGGCTACGACACCCTGATCGGTGAACGCGGAACCCGCCTGTCCGGCGGACAGCGTCAGCGCATCGGCATCGCCCGGGCCCTCTACCGCGACCCGGCGGTGCTGTTCTTCGACGAGGCCACCAGCGCCCTGGACAACGCCACGGAGCGCGCCGTGATGGATGCCATTCACAACCTGAGCGGCGACAAGACAATCATCCTGGTCGCGCACCGGCTGAGCACCGTCAAACCCTGCGACCAGATCTACGTGCTCGATGGCGGGCGCCTGGTCGACCAGGGCCGCTGGGAGATGCTGGTCGACGGCAGCACGCACTTCCAGCAGCTGGCCGCCGGGCACGCCTGA
- a CDS encoding pyridoxal-dependent decarboxylase, exosortase A system-associated, whose translation MAAFEVRDHSLLIGGIPLAEIARRAGRTPFYAYDRQVMTRRVQALRQALPRDLSIHYAIKANPMPAVVGHMASLVDGLDVASGRELQIALDAGVSAADISFAGPGKSPAELEMAVAAGITIHLESDTELTRVAAIAERTGRTPCVAVRVNPDFELKTSGMKMSGGPKVFGVDAERVPEMLGRIGELGLHFRGFHIFAGSQNLRAESLVEAQGLTLDLALRLADHAPGSVETLNIGGGFGIPYFPGDQPLTLGPIAEQLERRLPEVRARMPQAEVILELGRYLVGEAGVYVAEVLDRKVSRGRVFLVTNGGLHHHLAASGNFGQVIRKNYPVAIGNRMGEAASEVVDIVGPLCTPLDVLGQQVELPRAEIGDLVVVFQSGAYGYTASPRGFLSHPEPAEILV comes from the coding sequence ATGGCAGCCTTCGAGGTGCGCGACCACTCGCTGTTGATCGGCGGTATCCCGCTGGCCGAGATCGCTCGCCGCGCGGGCCGGACCCCGTTCTATGCCTATGACCGACAGGTCATGACGCGCCGCGTCCAGGCCCTGCGTCAGGCCCTGCCCCGGGATCTGTCGATCCACTACGCGATCAAGGCGAACCCGATGCCGGCGGTTGTGGGCCATATGGCCTCGCTGGTCGATGGCCTGGATGTCGCCTCCGGGCGCGAACTGCAGATTGCCCTGGACGCCGGGGTGTCCGCGGCCGATATCAGCTTCGCCGGGCCGGGCAAGTCCCCGGCCGAGCTGGAGATGGCGGTAGCGGCGGGGATCACGATCCACCTCGAATCCGATACCGAACTGACGCGGGTCGCGGCGATCGCCGAACGCACCGGCAGGACGCCTTGCGTCGCGGTGCGCGTGAACCCCGACTTCGAGCTGAAGACCTCGGGCATGAAGATGAGTGGCGGGCCCAAGGTGTTTGGCGTGGATGCCGAGCGCGTGCCCGAGATGCTGGGGCGTATTGGCGAGCTGGGGCTGCACTTTCGCGGCTTTCACATCTTTGCCGGCTCGCAGAACCTGCGCGCCGAGTCGCTGGTGGAGGCCCAGGGCCTGACCCTGGACCTGGCATTACGCCTGGCCGACCATGCTCCGGGGTCGGTGGAGACACTGAACATCGGGGGCGGTTTCGGCATCCCCTATTTCCCGGGCGATCAACCGCTGACCCTGGGCCCCATCGCGGAGCAGCTCGAGCGGCGTCTGCCAGAGGTTCGCGCGCGGATGCCGCAGGCCGAGGTCATCCTCGAGCTGGGTCGCTACCTGGTGGGGGAGGCGGGCGTATACGTCGCCGAGGTGCTGGACCGCAAGGTCTCGCGCGGCCGGGTATTCCTCGTCACCAACGGGGGCCTTCATCACCATCTGGCGGCCTCGGGCAACTTTGGCCAGGTGATCCGCAAGAACTACCCGGTCGCCATCGGCAACCGCATGGGGGAGGCCGCCAGTGAAGTCGTCGACATCGTCGGGCCGCTGTGCACCCCGCTGGACGTTCTGGGTCAGCAGGTGGAGCTGCCCCGCGCGGAGATTGGCGATCTGGTCGTGGTCTTCCAGTCCGGGGCCTATGGCTACACGGCCAGCCCCAGGGGCTTCCTCAGCCACCCGGAGCCCGCGGAAATCCTCGTCTGA
- a CDS encoding acyl-CoA ligase (AMP-forming), exosortase A system-associated: MRYTTLLHEGILHSAERNPMASAITHRGVTQSYEAAASDIENAARRLLATGLQRQDRVAVYLDKCPEAVHAMFGASRAGGVMVPVNPLLKASQVAHILRDCGVRVLVTSAVRHAALRDVLAQCPELDTILFVDTPPDAETSGGPRLEAWQSAADFGLGRPAHRVIDTDMAAILYTSGSTGRPKGVVLSHRNLVAGAQSVAHYLHNRAEDCILCVLPFSFDYGFSQLTTAFLTGAHATLLNYLLPRDVLKAVSQGGITGLAAVPPLWIQLAEMEWPEAARRSLRYISNSGGAMPLKTLKRLRAHLPRTQVYLMYGLTEAFRSTYLPPEEVDRRPDSMGRAIPNAEVMVVREDGSRCAPGEPGELVHRGALVAMGYWNDAARTAQRFRPAPGQPEGLPGQEMAVWSGDTVRMDEDGYLYFVGRRDEMIKTSGYRVSPVEIEEVAYATGLVTEGAALGIAHPQLGQAVVLVALPAEPSVTHDQLMALLRERLPAFMVPGHLELRSQSLPRNGNGKIDRKALAAEFEGLFQEVALS; encoded by the coding sequence ATGCGTTACACCACCCTCCTGCACGAAGGCATTCTGCACAGCGCCGAACGAAACCCAATGGCCTCGGCCATCACCCATCGGGGTGTCACGCAGTCCTACGAGGCGGCCGCCAGCGACATCGAGAACGCGGCGCGACGGCTACTCGCCACCGGGCTCCAGCGACAGGACCGGGTTGCGGTGTATCTGGACAAATGTCCGGAGGCGGTCCATGCGATGTTCGGGGCCTCGCGGGCGGGAGGGGTGATGGTCCCTGTCAACCCGCTGCTGAAGGCCTCGCAGGTCGCGCACATCCTTCGGGACTGCGGGGTGCGTGTCCTGGTCACGTCCGCCGTGCGCCATGCCGCGCTGCGCGATGTCCTGGCGCAATGTCCGGAGCTGGACACCATCCTGTTCGTGGACACACCGCCCGACGCCGAAACATCGGGCGGGCCGCGGCTCGAGGCCTGGCAATCGGCGGCGGATTTCGGGCTGGGCCGGCCGGCCCATCGGGTCATCGACACGGACATGGCGGCGATCCTCTATACCTCTGGCAGCACCGGACGGCCCAAGGGCGTGGTGCTGTCGCACCGCAACCTGGTGGCCGGCGCGCAAAGCGTCGCGCACTATCTGCACAATCGCGCGGAGGACTGCATCCTCTGCGTGCTGCCGTTCAGCTTCGATTACGGCTTCAGTCAGTTGACCACCGCGTTCCTGACCGGCGCCCATGCCACCCTGCTCAATTACCTCCTGCCCCGCGACGTGCTGAAGGCGGTGAGTCAGGGCGGGATCACCGGGCTGGCGGCAGTGCCACCGCTGTGGATCCAGCTGGCCGAGATGGAATGGCCGGAGGCCGCGCGGCGATCCCTGCGCTACATCTCGAACTCGGGCGGCGCGATGCCCCTGAAGACCCTGAAGCGTCTGCGGGCGCATCTGCCGCGCACCCAGGTCTATCTGATGTACGGCCTCACGGAGGCCTTCCGTTCCACCTATCTGCCGCCCGAGGAGGTCGATCGTCGCCCCGACTCGATGGGGCGGGCGATACCCAATGCCGAGGTCATGGTCGTGCGCGAGGACGGCAGCCGTTGCGCGCCCGGAGAGCCCGGGGAGCTGGTCCATCGCGGGGCCCTGGTCGCGATGGGCTACTGGAACGATGCCGCGCGTACGGCCCAGCGCTTTCGCCCCGCGCCGGGGCAACCCGAAGGCCTTCCGGGCCAGGAAATGGCTGTGTGGTCCGGGGACACGGTGCGGATGGACGAGGACGGATATCTGTACTTCGTCGGCCGGCGCGACGAGATGATCAAGACCTCGGGGTACCGGGTGAGCCCGGTGGAAATCGAGGAGGTTGCCTATGCAACGGGGCTGGTGACCGAGGGGGCGGCGCTCGGTATCGCGCATCCGCAGCTGGGCCAGGCCGTCGTCCTCGTTGCGCTGCCCGCCGAACCTTCGGTGACCCATGACCAGTTGATGGCACTGCTGCGCGAACGCTTGCCGGCCTTCATGGTGCCCGGCCACCTGGAGCTGCGGTCGCAGTCCCTGCCTCGCAATGGCAATGGCAAGATTGACCGCAAGGCGCTGGCGGCCGAGTTCGAGGGCCTGTTCCAGGAGGTCGCCCTGTCATGA
- a CDS encoding putative O-glycosylation ligase, exosortase A system-associated: MRDYLLFFIIMVLIPVILARPWVGIPAWFWVGLMAPHGLTWSFMRTFPVAAVIGMTTLAALFLAKDRRPMPMTREMVMLWVFLGYITMTSYFAVNSSGAWDFWQHVFKILLITFITPMLIFGQLRIVWLLLVITFSIAFYGFKGGLFTLSTGGQYMVLGPPGSYLAGNTYIGLAMVMVLPLILISARLFRERWVDLEIPGLERFYRPISWAVYGVFWLTAIAILATYSRGALLGFLVVAPFLFWHMHQKLAMVMVGVLAFGVIGVTAPDRLLDRWSTIETYEEDRSAMQRIQAWGVNWNMATERPLTGMGFRNHHLGYDWWVGYANFEGDWRHVLSPHSIYFGLMGEHGFGGLATFLLLVGFTFFSLNRIRKRARLETGQIWLAEYAWAIQVGLLGYLAAGAFLDVIYFNLLFAFIALAVIMRRELEEAPRVAEAPVPAPVQANAFPARAEPDSATGAPGVSR; the protein is encoded by the coding sequence ATGCGCGACTACCTGCTGTTTTTTATAATCATGGTGTTGATCCCGGTGATCCTGGCAAGGCCCTGGGTCGGCATCCCGGCCTGGTTCTGGGTCGGCCTGATGGCCCCGCACGGCCTCACCTGGTCTTTCATGCGCACGTTCCCCGTGGCCGCCGTCATCGGCATGACAACGCTGGCCGCGCTGTTTCTGGCCAAGGATCGGCGACCGATGCCGATGACACGCGAGATGGTGATGTTATGGGTCTTTCTCGGCTACATCACCATGACTTCGTATTTTGCGGTAAATTCCAGCGGTGCATGGGACTTCTGGCAGCACGTTTTTAAGATCCTCCTGATTACATTTATCACACCCATGCTGATATTCGGTCAGCTTCGTATCGTCTGGCTGTTATTAGTTATTACATTCTCCATCGCCTTTTACGGGTTCAAGGGCGGCCTGTTCACACTGTCCACGGGCGGGCAGTACATGGTGCTGGGCCCGCCGGGCTCCTATCTGGCCGGAAACACGTACATCGGGCTGGCAATGGTGATGGTGCTGCCGTTGATCCTGATCAGCGCGCGGCTGTTCCGCGAGCGCTGGGTGGATCTCGAGATCCCGGGCCTGGAGCGCTTCTACCGGCCGATCAGCTGGGCCGTCTACGGCGTGTTCTGGCTGACCGCCATCGCGATCCTCGCGACCTATTCCCGCGGGGCCCTGCTGGGATTCCTGGTGGTGGCGCCGTTCCTCTTCTGGCACATGCACCAGAAACTGGCGATGGTGATGGTTGGCGTGCTGGCCTTCGGGGTCATCGGGGTCACCGCGCCGGATCGCCTGCTGGATCGCTGGAGCACGATCGAGACCTACGAGGAAGACCGTTCCGCCATGCAGCGCATCCAGGCGTGGGGCGTGAACTGGAACATGGCCACCGAGCGGCCGCTAACCGGGATGGGCTTTCGGAACCACCACCTCGGCTATGACTGGTGGGTCGGCTACGCGAATTTCGAGGGGGACTGGCGCCACGTGCTGTCGCCGCACAGCATCTATTTCGGCCTGATGGGCGAGCATGGCTTTGGCGGGCTCGCCACGTTCCTGCTGCTGGTCGGCTTCACGTTCTTTTCGCTGAACCGGATCCGCAAGCGAGCGCGGCTGGAGACCGGACAAATCTGGCTGGCGGAATACGCCTGGGCCATCCAGGTGGGGTTGCTCGGCTACCTGGCCGCCGGGGCATTCCTCGACGTGATCTACTTCAACCTGCTGTTCGCGTTCATCGCCTTGGCCGTCATCATGCGCCGCGAACTGGAAGAAGCACCCCGCGTGGCCGAGGCACCCGTGCCCGCACCGGTCCAGGCGAATGCGTTCCCGGCGCGCGCCGAGCCCGACAGCGCCACCGGGGCGCCCGGCGTCTCGCGCTAG
- a CDS encoding sugar-transfer associated ATP-grasp domain-containing protein, which translates to MRHFCRSDVWGQFQAAANHYGSSTPAIAWKALRLYGAGRFLPGESLCRGLLDPRLPVNEHLAHVSEERLHGLQHAVNSPHAAMCRDKLMFHDFCRSHDLPVAALLGVVSRHGSRDAQGEPLSTPAQWEAFVRRLPASFLAKPRHGRQGRGIVALGLDAREGIALPEFAKEVAGLADDGEDRILEQRLRSHDRVAELTGTRSISALRLFTRVSPEGDPEVLDCHFRLIVGDSVTDNISDPRTGRYTANVVALPQLDDGRLGKAWAFNANGLGYNWVTHHPTTGALIEGFEVPFWAEALQLVKTAARDLLPIRTAGWDVALTPNGPVLIEVNERFQHVGFGDGIQRIRQALLADKRYLETAGLSCPPSSSQLH; encoded by the coding sequence GTGCGGCACTTCTGCCGCTCCGATGTGTGGGGCCAGTTTCAGGCGGCCGCCAACCACTATGGTTCCTCGACACCGGCCATTGCCTGGAAGGCGCTGCGGCTGTACGGGGCCGGTCGATTTCTGCCGGGTGAGTCGTTGTGTCGGGGTTTGCTGGACCCGCGGCTTCCGGTGAACGAACACCTGGCCCACGTCAGCGAAGAACGCCTGCACGGGCTTCAGCATGCGGTGAACTCGCCGCATGCGGCGATGTGTCGCGACAAGCTCATGTTTCACGACTTCTGTCGCAGTCATGACCTCCCTGTGGCCGCCCTGCTCGGGGTGGTTTCGCGTCATGGATCGCGCGACGCCCAGGGAGAGCCGCTCTCCACGCCCGCGCAATGGGAGGCCTTCGTGCGGCGGCTACCCGCATCGTTTCTGGCCAAGCCCAGGCACGGCCGCCAGGGGCGCGGGATTGTCGCGCTGGGGCTGGATGCACGGGAGGGCATCGCCCTGCCCGAGTTCGCGAAGGAGGTCGCTGGTCTGGCCGATGATGGCGAGGATCGCATCCTCGAGCAGCGTCTGCGCAGCCATGACCGCGTCGCCGAACTGACCGGGACCCGCTCCATATCGGCGCTGAGACTGTTCACCCGGGTCAGCCCGGAAGGGGACCCGGAGGTGCTGGACTGTCACTTCCGCCTGATTGTCGGCGATTCGGTTACCGATAACATCAGTGACCCGCGCACCGGCCGTTACACGGCCAACGTGGTGGCCCTGCCGCAGCTCGACGATGGACGGCTGGGCAAGGCCTGGGCGTTCAACGCCAATGGCCTGGGCTATAACTGGGTCACCCACCACCCGACCACGGGCGCCTTGATCGAAGGATTCGAGGTGCCGTTCTGGGCGGAGGCCCTGCAGCTGGTCAAGACGGCGGCAAGGGACCTTCTGCCAATCCGGACGGCCGGCTGGGACGTGGCCCTGACCCCGAACGGTCCGGTCCTGATCGAGGTGAACGAGCGTTTTCAGCACGTCGGGTTCGGTGATGGCATTCAGCGTATCCGGCAGGCCCTGCTGGCGGACAAACGCTATCTGGAAACCGCCGGCCTCTCGTGCCCCCCTTCGTCTTCGCAGCTGCATTAG
- a CDS encoding GNAT family N-acetyltransferase, which produces MATVNVYSPRSLLKEALHLGLGDYQYWKVFYIDLPQPAVELPEGIRVGPIAPEDLDGVVDEGMLQRREFGGEGAQGFGLFRDDELVAVQWYWWGARYEAERQGRSWRLPEGAAKSTGLYTLPQHRGQGYAALLKRQTAYLMSQRGFTRLYSRIWHSHKSSIRVSEKTGWRVAGSYIEICPFSRRIQLRLPV; this is translated from the coding sequence GTGGCCACCGTCAATGTTTACAGTCCGCGCAGCCTTTTAAAGGAGGCCCTGCACCTGGGGCTGGGCGATTACCAGTATTGGAAGGTCTTTTATATCGACCTCCCGCAGCCCGCGGTCGAACTGCCTGAAGGCATCCGGGTCGGGCCGATCGCCCCCGAGGACCTGGACGGCGTGGTGGATGAAGGGATGCTGCAGCGTCGGGAGTTCGGAGGCGAGGGGGCGCAGGGTTTCGGTCTTTTTCGCGACGACGAGCTCGTGGCAGTGCAATGGTACTGGTGGGGCGCGCGGTACGAGGCCGAGCGCCAGGGGCGCAGCTGGAGACTGCCCGAGGGGGCGGCGAAATCCACCGGGCTGTACACCCTGCCCCAGCATCGCGGGCAGGGGTATGCGGCCCTGCTAAAACGACAAACCGCCTACCTGATGTCGCAACGGGGCTTCACCCGCCTGTACAGCCGCATCTGGCACAGCCACAAGAGCTCGATCCGGGTCAGCGAAAAAACCGGCTGGCGGGTCGCCGGCTCCTATATCGAGATCTGCCCGTTCTCCCGGCGCATTCAACTTCGCCTGCCGGTATGA
- a CDS encoding ATP-grasp domain-containing protein: MPQRVAVLSDGSPLALKVLYCLQCLGTEIHLLELKSPGAARHSRYRDHYQRMPLPDIQPESLEAFGDRLRNYCTQHRIDGMVGADILGAGVVHALAPRLPGVTAFPSSSLEVLGMLDDKWAFQRFMETHGIPCPKALRLEGPDDLKHLQDGGMTFPLVVKPLYGESSHGIIQAKRLEDIEAHLARGGRHAQFPLVVQEYAPGFDADLSLLARDGEVVCHLLQSRRNPCSLEFFTDEHLLEIGRRIVRAANYTGVANIDLRVDESTGDVRVLECNPRFWYTLQASLWAGINFVEAGFALAAGGSFVRASPAAGAYHLHSHLLKHLLWQPRQWRGIAPYNLRGLWQAMRDPLPFLL; the protein is encoded by the coding sequence ATGCCGCAACGCGTAGCGGTGCTCTCCGACGGTTCGCCGCTTGCCCTGAAGGTACTGTACTGCCTGCAGTGCCTCGGCACCGAGATCCACCTGCTGGAGCTCAAGTCCCCGGGGGCCGCCCGTCACTCCCGGTACCGCGATCACTACCAGCGCATGCCCCTGCCGGACATCCAGCCGGAATCCCTGGAAGCCTTTGGCGACCGCCTGCGCAACTACTGCACACAACACCGTATCGACGGGATGGTCGGGGCCGACATCCTGGGGGCCGGCGTAGTACACGCGCTCGCACCGCGCCTGCCGGGCGTGACGGCCTTTCCCTCCAGCAGCCTGGAGGTGCTGGGCATGCTGGACGACAAGTGGGCCTTTCAGCGTTTCATGGAGACCCACGGGATTCCGTGCCCAAAGGCGTTGCGTCTGGAAGGACCCGATGATCTGAAGCATCTGCAGGATGGCGGGATGACATTCCCGCTCGTGGTCAAACCGCTGTACGGCGAATCCAGTCATGGAATCATCCAGGCGAAGCGGCTCGAGGATATCGAGGCCCACCTGGCGAGAGGTGGCCGGCATGCCCAATTCCCGCTGGTGGTGCAGGAATACGCACCCGGATTCGACGCGGACCTGAGCCTGCTGGCCCGGGATGGGGAGGTGGTCTGCCACCTCCTGCAATCGCGCCGGAATCCCTGTTCGCTGGAATTCTTCACTGACGAGCACTTGCTGGAGATCGGTCGCCGGATCGTCCGGGCGGCGAACTATACCGGCGTGGCGAATATCGACCTGCGCGTGGACGAATCGACCGGGGACGTGCGCGTACTCGAGTGCAATCCGCGCTTCTGGTACACCCTGCAGGCCTCGCTGTGGGCCGGGATCAATTTCGTCGAGGCGGGTTTTGCACTCGCTGCGGGGGGCTCATTTGTACGCGCCTCCCCCGCGGCCGGCGCCTACCACCTGCACAGCCACCTGCTGAAACACCTGCTCTGGCAGCCCCGCCAGTGGCGCGGGATCGCCCCGTACAACCTGCGCGGCCTGTGGCAGGCGATGCGCGATCCGCTCCCTTTTCTGCTCTAG